One genomic segment of Stenotrophomonas sp. 704A1 includes these proteins:
- the hslU gene encoding ATP-dependent protease ATPase subunit HslU, translating to MSKIEVSSATMTPREIVQELDRHIVGQHDAKRAVAIALRNRWRRMQLVPELRNEVMPKNILMIGPTGVGKTEIARRLATLANAPFVKVEATRFTEVGYVGKDVEQIIRDLADTAVKLYREQAKVRVRTQAEERAEDRILDALLPRRSGGIGFDPEAARNEPSAQDNETRIKFRRMLRNGELDEREIELDLTANVSMDIMTPPGMEEMGQQLKSMFANLGGGAKAHKRTLTIKAARPLLVEEEAGKLVNEDDIRTAAIEACEQHGIVFIDEIDKVAKRGDNVGGGDVSREGVQRDLLPLVEGSNVSTKYGTIKTDHILFIASGAFHLAKPSDLIPELQGRFPIRVELGALSKDDFVRILTEPKAALTKQYEALLATEGVKVSFTTDAIERLAEIAFQVNERQENIGARRLHTVLERLLDSLSYEAPDRDGETLAIDRAYVETHLGELVQDPDLSRYIL from the coding sequence ATGTCGAAGATCGAAGTTTCCTCCGCCACCATGACCCCGCGCGAGATCGTGCAGGAACTGGACCGGCACATCGTCGGCCAGCACGACGCCAAGCGCGCCGTGGCCATCGCGCTGCGCAACCGCTGGCGCCGCATGCAGCTGGTGCCCGAGCTGCGCAATGAAGTGATGCCGAAGAACATCCTGATGATCGGCCCGACCGGCGTCGGCAAGACCGAGATCGCGCGTCGCCTGGCCACCCTGGCCAACGCACCGTTCGTGAAGGTTGAAGCGACCCGCTTCACCGAAGTCGGCTACGTCGGCAAGGACGTCGAGCAGATCATCCGCGACCTGGCCGATACCGCGGTCAAGCTGTACCGCGAGCAGGCCAAGGTGCGCGTGCGCACCCAGGCCGAGGAACGCGCCGAAGACCGCATCCTGGATGCACTGCTGCCGCGTCGCAGTGGTGGCATCGGTTTCGATCCGGAAGCCGCGCGCAACGAGCCGTCGGCGCAGGACAACGAGACCCGCATCAAGTTCCGCAGGATGCTGCGCAATGGCGAACTGGACGAGCGCGAGATCGAACTGGACCTGACCGCCAACGTCAGCATGGACATCATGACCCCGCCGGGCATGGAGGAAATGGGCCAGCAGCTGAAGTCGATGTTCGCCAACCTCGGCGGCGGCGCCAAGGCACACAAGCGCACGCTGACGATCAAGGCCGCACGCCCGTTGCTGGTGGAAGAAGAGGCCGGCAAGCTGGTCAACGAAGACGACATCCGCACCGCCGCGATCGAAGCCTGCGAACAGCACGGCATCGTCTTCATCGACGAGATCGACAAGGTCGCCAAGCGCGGCGACAACGTGGGCGGCGGCGATGTCTCGCGCGAAGGCGTGCAGCGCGACCTGCTGCCGCTGGTGGAGGGCTCCAATGTGTCCACCAAGTACGGCACGATCAAGACCGACCACATCCTGTTCATCGCCTCCGGCGCGTTCCACCTGGCCAAGCCCAGCGACCTGATCCCGGAGCTGCAGGGCCGCTTCCCGATCCGGGTGGAGCTGGGCGCGCTGAGCAAGGACGATTTCGTCCGCATCCTGACCGAGCCGAAGGCCGCGCTGACCAAGCAGTACGAAGCGCTGCTGGCCACCGAAGGGGTCAAGGTCAGCTTCACCACCGACGCCATCGAGCGCCTGGCCGAGATCGCCTTCCAGGTGAACGAGCGCCAGGAAAACATCGGGGCGCGCCGCCTGCACACGGTGCTGGAGCGCCTGCTGGATTCGCTCAGCTATGAAGCCCCGGACCGCGATGGTGAAACCCTGGCCATCGACCGCGCCTACGTCGAGACCCATCTGGGTGAGCTGGTGCAGGACCCGGACCTGAGCCGCTACATCCTGTAA
- the hslV gene encoding ATP-dependent protease subunit HslV — MDPSQNPNVFHATTIVCVRRGEHVAIAGDGQVTLGHTVMKGNARKVRRLGRDGQVLAGFAGAAADAFTLFELFEAKLEKHGQLQRAAVELAKDWRTERRLGKLEALLAVADKETSLIISGTGDVIEPEDGIIAIGSGGSYALSAARALMAHTELDARTIASEAIGIAGDICIYTNRNVVVEEL, encoded by the coding sequence ATGGACCCCAGTCAGAATCCCAATGTTTTCCACGCCACCACCATCGTCTGCGTCCGTCGCGGCGAGCACGTGGCGATCGCCGGCGATGGCCAGGTCACCCTGGGCCACACGGTGATGAAGGGCAATGCGCGCAAGGTGCGCCGCCTGGGCCGCGACGGCCAGGTGCTGGCCGGCTTTGCCGGTGCCGCCGCCGATGCCTTCACCCTGTTCGAGCTGTTCGAGGCCAAGCTGGAAAAGCACGGCCAGTTGCAGCGTGCCGCCGTCGAGCTGGCCAAGGATTGGCGTACCGAACGCCGCCTGGGCAAGCTGGAAGCGCTGCTGGCGGTGGCCGACAAGGAAACCTCGCTGATCATCAGCGGCACCGGCGATGTGATCGAGCCGGAGGACGGCATCATCGCCATCGGTTCCGGTGGTTCGTATGCGCTGTCCGCCGCGCGCGCGCTGATGGCGCACACCGAACTGGATGCGCGCACGATTGCCAGCGAAGCGATCGGCATCGCCGGCGACATCTGCATCTATACCAACCGCAACGTGGTGGTCGAGGAGCTGTGA
- a CDS encoding DUF3079 domain-containing protein: MAKPIPLHPRHPERICWGCDRYCAADALACGNGSGRTQHPIETQGEDWYIAWGIEPNPDRPSQAKR; encoded by the coding sequence ATGGCGAAGCCCATTCCACTGCACCCCCGGCATCCCGAGCGCATCTGCTGGGGCTGCGACCGCTATTGCGCCGCCGACGCGCTGGCCTGTGGCAACGGCTCCGGGCGCACCCAGCACCCGATCGAGACGCAGGGTGAAGACTGGTATATCGCCTGGGGTATCGAGCCGAATCCAGACCGGCCATCCCAGGCCAAGCGCTGA
- the xerC gene encoding tyrosine recombinase XerC: MSAVQAFLQHLQVERRMSAHTLDAYRRDLDALSTWVEPRGVAVEALDAETLRQFVADEHRRGLSAKSLQRRLSACRSFYAWLLRHGRIEVSPAATLKAPRAPRRLPQVLDADEAVQLVELEPDGALGRRDRALLELFYSSGLRLSEVCALTWRDLDFASGLVNVMGKGNRQRRVPFGRPAREALLAWRSECGGGPATPVFPGRNGPISQRAVQVRIRQLAQRQGLFKQVHPHMLRHSFASHILESSGDLRGVQELLGHADIATTQIYTHLDFQHLAKVYDAAHPRAKRRSKAG; encoded by the coding sequence ATGAGCGCGGTGCAGGCCTTCCTGCAGCACCTGCAGGTGGAGCGGCGGATGTCGGCGCACACGCTGGACGCCTACCGCCGCGATCTGGACGCGCTGTCCACCTGGGTCGAACCGCGCGGCGTGGCGGTGGAGGCGCTGGACGCTGAAACGCTGCGCCAGTTCGTGGCCGATGAGCACCGCCGCGGATTGTCGGCCAAGAGCCTGCAGCGCCGCCTGTCGGCGTGCCGCAGCTTCTACGCCTGGCTGCTCCGGCATGGCCGCATCGAAGTCAGCCCGGCGGCGACACTGAAGGCACCGCGTGCGCCGCGGCGCTTGCCGCAGGTGCTCGACGCTGACGAGGCGGTGCAACTGGTCGAGCTGGAGCCGGACGGCGCGCTCGGACGGCGTGACCGCGCGCTGCTGGAGCTGTTCTATTCCTCCGGGCTGCGCCTGAGCGAGGTGTGCGCGCTGACCTGGCGCGACCTCGATTTCGCCAGTGGCCTGGTCAACGTGATGGGCAAGGGCAACCGTCAGCGCCGGGTGCCGTTCGGCCGGCCGGCGCGCGAGGCGCTGCTGGCCTGGCGCAGTGAATGCGGTGGTGGCCCGGCCACGCCGGTGTTTCCCGGCCGCAACGGGCCGATCAGCCAGCGCGCGGTGCAGGTCCGCATCCGCCAGCTGGCGCAGCGCCAGGGCCTGTTCAAGCAGGTGCACCCGCACATGCTGCGGCACAGTTTCGCCAGCCACATCCTGGAATCCTCCGGCGACCTGCGCGGTGTGCAGGAACTGCTGGGCCACGCCGACATCGCGACCACCCAGATCTACACCCACCTGGACTTCCAGCACCTGGCCAAGGTCTACGACGCCGCGCACCCGCGCGCCAAGCGGCGCAGCAAGGCCGGGTAG
- a CDS encoding DUF484 family protein → MTETVDKLGAHEVAAWLRRHPGFLKQFPDLALTLVVPRDDGPTASLASYQLEVLREKNRELARRLADLGATAQVNERLAVRTHQLTLALMKQDNAADTLRAMAASLQEDFAGDLVRLVVHTPVAGLEQAEWLQVLAADDAQLAPFRDCLKDGEPICGRLHADKNAVLYGTRSEEVQTTALLPLPRIGLIAVGSHDPNRFYPGMGTLFLRMMGEALVAALQRFPG, encoded by the coding sequence ATGACTGAGACCGTCGACAAGCTCGGTGCCCATGAAGTGGCCGCGTGGCTGCGGCGTCATCCGGGCTTCCTCAAGCAGTTCCCGGACCTGGCCCTGACCCTGGTGGTGCCGCGCGATGACGGTCCCACCGCGTCGCTGGCCAGCTACCAGCTGGAGGTGCTGCGTGAGAAGAACCGCGAGCTGGCGCGACGCCTGGCCGACCTGGGCGCCACCGCCCAGGTCAACGAACGGTTGGCGGTGCGTACCCACCAGCTGACGCTGGCACTGATGAAGCAGGACAACGCTGCCGACACGCTGCGTGCGATGGCCGCGTCCCTGCAGGAAGATTTCGCCGGTGACCTGGTGCGGCTGGTCGTGCACACCCCGGTGGCCGGCCTGGAGCAGGCCGAGTGGCTGCAGGTGCTCGCCGCCGATGATGCGCAGCTGGCCCCGTTCCGTGACTGCCTGAAGGATGGCGAGCCGATCTGTGGACGCCTGCACGCCGACAAGAACGCCGTGCTGTATGGCACGCGCAGTGAGGAAGTGCAGACCACCGCGCTGCTGCCGCTGCCGCGCATCGGCCTGATCGCGGTCGGCAGCCATGACCCGAACCGCTTCTACCCGGGGATGGGCACCCTGTTCCTGCGCATGATGGGCGAGGCGCTGGTGGCGGCACTGCAGCGCTTCCCGGGCTGA
- the dapF gene encoding diaminopimelate epimerase: MSKAGSNRLRFSKMHGAGNDFVVIDLRDGTAPPTPQLAARLADRHTGVGCDQILTIEPPRAEGSVASYRIWNADGSNSEQCGNGARCIAAWLVREGSAQGGRFVIDSPLSSHAVDVLGDGQFAVAMGVPAFEPAQVPLVGFAHPREEYLLPLQGESVRFAAVSMGNPHAVIEVGLIDAAPVERVGGLLQQHASFPKSVNVGFAQVMGPEHARLRVFERGVGETLACGSGACAAAVTLMQRGRLQRDARISLPGGELRIQWPGDGQPVVMAGPTAFVFEGEWIA; encoded by the coding sequence ATGAGTAAGGCCGGTTCCAACCGCCTGCGCTTCAGCAAGATGCACGGCGCCGGCAACGATTTCGTAGTGATCGACCTGCGCGACGGCACCGCGCCGCCCACCCCGCAGCTGGCCGCCCGCCTGGCCGACCGCCACACCGGGGTCGGCTGCGACCAGATCCTGACCATCGAGCCGCCGCGTGCGGAAGGCTCGGTGGCGTCGTACCGCATCTGGAACGCCGACGGTTCCAACTCCGAGCAGTGTGGCAACGGCGCGCGCTGCATCGCCGCCTGGCTGGTGCGCGAGGGCAGCGCGCAGGGCGGGCGTTTCGTCATCGACAGCCCGCTGTCCAGCCATGCCGTGGACGTGCTGGGTGACGGCCAGTTCGCGGTGGCGATGGGCGTGCCGGCGTTCGAACCGGCGCAGGTGCCGCTGGTCGGGTTCGCGCACCCGCGCGAGGAATACCTGCTGCCGCTGCAGGGCGAGAGCGTGCGCTTCGCCGCCGTGTCGATGGGCAACCCGCATGCGGTCATCGAAGTGGGCCTGATCGATGCCGCGCCGGTGGAACGGGTGGGGGGCCTGCTGCAGCAGCACGCCTCGTTCCCGAAATCGGTGAACGTGGGCTTCGCCCAGGTGATGGGCCCCGAGCACGCCCGTCTGCGCGTGTTCGAGCGTGGTGTCGGCGAAACGCTGGCCTGCGGCAGTGGTGCCTGCGCCGCCGCCGTCACCCTGATGCAGCGCGGCCGCCTGCAGCGCGATGCGCGCATCAGCCTGCCCGGGGGCGAGCTGCGCATCCAGTGGCCGGGCGATGGCCAGCCGGTGGTGATGGCCGGCCCGACCGCATTCGTCTTCGAAGGGGAGTGGATCGCATGA
- the lptM gene encoding LPS translocon maturation chaperone LptM — protein MKIPHRTVILIPLAAASLLFLAACGNKGPLVLPQKPVPVEETVEPAADPEAAPPATQDTDAGNPAAVPDPVKKVDDGNE, from the coding sequence ATGAAGATCCCCCATCGAACTGTCATCCTGATTCCGCTGGCAGCGGCCTCGCTGCTGTTCCTCGCCGCGTGCGGCAACAAGGGTCCGCTGGTGCTGCCGCAGAAGCCGGTGCCGGTGGAAGAAACGGTCGAGCCGGCCGCCGATCCCGAAGCGGCCCCGCCGGCCACCCAGGACACCGATGCCGGCAATCCGGCCGCCGTCCCGGACCCGGTCAAGAAGGTGGACGACGGGAATGAGTAA
- a CDS encoding YbaN family protein, which translates to MSQPDPPAAKAPPAPVRPVRLRWAWWLLAYVSLGTGIVGIFVPGLPTTVFILISAWAASRGSERLHNWLLQHPRFGPAIANWQAHGAVSRHGKWMATITMAVCAGIMLWCVPIAWVKWFSIGSMSVVAIWLWTRPLPPPA; encoded by the coding sequence ATGAGCCAGCCCGATCCTCCTGCTGCCAAAGCCCCGCCCGCGCCGGTCCGGCCGGTGCGCCTGCGCTGGGCCTGGTGGTTGCTGGCCTACGTCAGCCTGGGCACCGGCATCGTCGGCATCTTCGTGCCGGGGCTGCCGACCACCGTATTCATCCTGATTTCGGCCTGGGCTGCCTCGCGCGGCTCCGAGCGCCTGCACAACTGGCTGCTGCAGCACCCGCGCTTCGGCCCGGCCATCGCCAACTGGCAGGCACACGGCGCGGTCAGCCGCCATGGCAAGTGGATGGCCACGATCACCATGGCCGTGTGTGCCGGCATCATGCTGTGGTGCGTGCCGATCGCCTGGGTGAAGTGGTTCTCGATCGGCAGCATGAGCGTGGTGGCGATCTGGCTGTGGACCCGCCCGCTGCCGCCGCCCGCGTGA
- a CDS encoding S9 family peptidase, with amino-acid sequence MKPTLCLLLASLMTSTATAATPPVPPDVEKRPHVVKAPFGATRNDDYYWLRDDKREDTAMLGYLQAENAYADQLLAPLKPLEDTLYQEIVGRIKQDDSSVPARERGYWYYSRYQTGQDYPIHARRKGAMEAPEEILLDVNAMAAGKGYFSVGAMEVSQDNQLLAWADDDVGRRQYTLRFKDLRSGQVLPDVITGTSGDLVWADDNRTVLYVENDPETLLTVRVKKHVLGTPASADTVVYEEQDDSFYMGIGRTRDDRFITIGVHSTVSSEERYAPASDPTTFTVLAPRQRDVEYDADHYDGRWVIRTNDGAKNFKLVTAPTDATSRAQWQDWIAHDDAVFIEGFELFDTYTAIAERSEGLERIRLLFKDGRSDYVKADEPAYSMGLGDNTEADSPWLRYVYTSMTTPTTVYELNTASGERRQLKQQPVIGYDVSKYETDRVWITARDGVKVPVSLVYRKGYRKDGKGALFQYAYGSYGMSMDPYFNQTAVSLLDRGVVYAIAHIRGGQEMGRDWYETGKLLHKQNTFNDFIDVTRGLVAQGWAAKDRVAASGGSAGGLLMGAIANQAPQDYRVLVAQVPFVDVVTTMLDPTIPLTTNEYDEWGNPEQKPFYDYMLSYSPYDNVKKQAYPALFVGTGLWDSQVQYWEPAKWVARLRDDNTGPHPILFRTNMEAGHGGKSGRFQRYRELSESYAFVLQQLGIHDPAGAAAAE; translated from the coding sequence ATGAAGCCCACCCTCTGCCTGTTGCTTGCGAGCCTGATGACCAGCACCGCCACTGCCGCCACCCCGCCCGTTCCGCCGGATGTCGAGAAGCGCCCGCACGTGGTCAAGGCGCCTTTCGGCGCGACCCGCAACGATGACTATTACTGGCTGCGCGACGACAAGCGCGAAGACACGGCCATGCTGGGCTATCTGCAGGCCGAGAACGCCTATGCCGACCAGCTGCTGGCACCGCTGAAGCCGCTGGAGGACACGCTGTACCAGGAGATCGTCGGCCGCATCAAGCAGGACGATTCCAGCGTGCCGGCGCGCGAGCGCGGCTACTGGTACTACAGCCGCTACCAGACCGGCCAGGACTATCCCATCCACGCCCGCCGCAAGGGCGCGATGGAAGCGCCGGAGGAGATCCTGCTGGACGTCAATGCGATGGCCGCCGGCAAGGGCTATTTCAGCGTCGGCGCGATGGAAGTGAGCCAGGACAACCAGTTGCTGGCGTGGGCCGACGACGATGTGGGCCGGCGCCAGTACACCCTCCGTTTCAAGGACCTGCGCAGCGGCCAGGTGCTGCCGGACGTCATTACCGGGACCTCCGGCGACCTGGTCTGGGCCGACGACAACCGCACCGTGCTGTACGTGGAGAACGACCCGGAAACCCTGCTGACCGTGCGCGTGAAGAAGCACGTGCTGGGCACCCCGGCCAGCGCCGACACGGTGGTCTACGAAGAACAGGACGACAGCTTCTACATGGGCATCGGCCGCACCCGCGATGACCGCTTCATCACCATCGGCGTGCACAGCACCGTGTCGTCCGAAGAGCGCTACGCGCCGGCCAGCGATCCGACCACCTTCACCGTGCTGGCGCCGCGCCAGCGCGACGTGGAGTACGACGCCGACCATTACGACGGCCGCTGGGTGATCCGTACCAATGATGGCGCGAAGAACTTCAAGCTGGTGACCGCGCCGACCGATGCCACCTCGCGCGCGCAGTGGCAGGACTGGATCGCGCACGACGATGCGGTGTTCATCGAAGGCTTCGAGCTGTTTGACACCTATACCGCCATCGCCGAGCGTTCCGAAGGCCTGGAGCGCATCCGCCTGCTGTTCAAGGATGGCCGCAGCGATTACGTGAAGGCTGATGAGCCGGCCTACTCGATGGGCCTGGGCGACAACACCGAAGCCGACAGCCCCTGGCTGCGCTACGTCTACACCTCGATGACCACGCCGACCACGGTGTACGAGCTGAACACCGCCAGCGGCGAACGCCGCCAGCTGAAGCAGCAGCCGGTGATCGGCTATGACGTCTCGAAGTACGAAACCGACCGGGTATGGATCACCGCGCGCGACGGGGTGAAGGTGCCGGTGTCACTGGTCTACCGCAAGGGCTACCGGAAGGACGGCAAGGGCGCGCTGTTCCAGTACGCCTATGGCAGCTACGGCATGTCGATGGATCCGTACTTCAACCAGACCGCAGTGAGCCTGCTGGACCGCGGCGTGGTATATGCCATCGCCCACATCCGCGGCGGCCAGGAAATGGGCCGCGACTGGTACGAGACCGGCAAGCTGCTGCACAAGCAGAACACCTTCAACGACTTCATCGATGTCACCCGCGGCCTGGTCGCGCAGGGTTGGGCGGCAAAGGATCGCGTGGCCGCCTCCGGTGGCAGCGCCGGCGGCCTGCTGATGGGCGCCATCGCCAACCAGGCGCCGCAGGACTACCGCGTGCTGGTCGCGCAGGTGCCGTTCGTCGACGTGGTCACCACCATGCTCGACCCGACCATTCCGCTCACCACCAACGAATACGACGAATGGGGCAACCCGGAGCAGAAGCCGTTCTACGACTACATGCTGTCCTACTCGCCCTACGACAACGTAAAGAAGCAGGCCTACCCGGCGCTGTTCGTGGGTACCGGCCTGTGGGATTCGCAGGTGCAGTACTGGGAGCCGGCCAAGTGGGTGGCCAGGCTGCGCGATGACAACACCGGCCCTCACCCGATCCTGTTCCGCACCAACATGGAAGCGGGCCACGGTGGCAAGTCGGGGCGTTTCCAGCGCTACCGCGAGTTGTCCGAGTCGTATGCCTTCGTGCTGCAGCAGCTGGGCATCCACGACCCGGCCGGCGCCGCTGCGGCGGAATGA
- a CDS encoding pyridoxal phosphate-dependent aminotransferase, which translates to MSTLPHTPGYSRRSHEIAPFHVMSLLARAQALEQAGHDVIHLEIGEPDFTTAEPVVRAGQAALAAGHTRYTAARGLPALRQAISGFYRSHYRLDIDPERILVTPGGSGALLLASSLLVDPGRHWLLADPGYPCNRHFLRLVEGGAQLVPVGPDTAYQLTPSLVQQHWNADSVGALAASPANPTGTVLSADELAALSAALRARGGHLVVDEIYHGLTYGLDAASVLQVDDSAFVLNSFSKYFGMTGWRLGWLVAPPAAVPDLEKLAQNLYISASSIAQHAALACFSEESMAIFEQRREAFRQRRDFLLPALRELGFRIEVEPQGAFYLYADVSAFTDDAQAFCAHFLETEHVAFTPGLDFGFHRANQHVRLAYTQEVPRLQEAVQRIARGLKHFR; encoded by the coding sequence ATGAGTACCCTGCCCCACACGCCGGGCTACAGCCGGCGCAGCCATGAGATCGCCCCCTTCCACGTGATGTCCCTGCTGGCCCGCGCACAGGCGCTGGAACAGGCCGGCCATGACGTGATCCATCTGGAGATCGGTGAACCGGACTTCACCACCGCCGAACCGGTGGTGCGTGCCGGCCAGGCCGCGCTGGCCGCCGGCCACACCCGCTACACCGCCGCGCGCGGCCTGCCGGCGCTGCGCCAGGCGATCAGCGGCTTCTACCGCAGCCATTACCGGCTGGACATCGACCCCGAACGCATCCTGGTCACCCCGGGCGGCTCCGGTGCGCTGCTGCTGGCCAGCAGCCTGCTGGTCGATCCGGGCCGGCACTGGCTGCTGGCCGACCCCGGCTACCCCTGCAACCGCCACTTCCTGCGGCTGGTGGAAGGCGGCGCGCAGCTGGTGCCGGTCGGCCCGGACACCGCCTACCAGCTCACGCCATCGCTGGTGCAGCAACACTGGAATGCCGACAGTGTCGGCGCGCTGGCGGCGTCGCCGGCCAATCCCACCGGCACTGTGTTGTCGGCCGATGAGCTGGCCGCGTTGTCGGCCGCGCTGCGCGCACGCGGCGGCCACCTGGTGGTCGATGAGATCTACCACGGCCTGACCTACGGCCTGGATGCGGCCAGCGTGCTGCAGGTCGACGACAGTGCGTTCGTGCTGAACAGCTTCTCCAAGTATTTCGGCATGACCGGCTGGCGGCTGGGCTGGCTGGTCGCGCCGCCGGCGGCGGTTCCGGACCTGGAGAAGCTGGCGCAGAACCTGTACATCAGCGCCTCGAGCATCGCCCAGCACGCCGCACTGGCCTGCTTCAGCGAGGAATCGATGGCGATCTTCGAGCAGCGCCGCGAAGCGTTCCGGCAGCGCCGCGACTTCCTGCTGCCGGCGCTGCGCGAGCTCGGCTTCCGCATCGAAGTGGAGCCGCAGGGCGCGTTCTACCTGTATGCCGACGTCAGTGCGTTCACCGATGACGCGCAGGCGTTCTGCGCGCATTTCCTGGAAACCGAGCATGTAGCGTTCACCCCGGGCCTGGATTTCGGCTTCCACCGTGCCAACCAGCACGTGCGCCTGGCCTATACCCAGGAAGTGCCGAGGCTGCAGGAAGCGGTGCAGCGGATTGCGCGCGGGTTGAAACATTTCCGGTAG
- a CDS encoding prolyl oligopeptidase family serine peptidase: MSRFASACLLAGMMTAASVGTAVAAEDADRYAWLEDVTGDKPLSWVKQQNAKSEARLAQTPAFKQMEASIREVLDSDAKIPAVQKIGDYYYNFWKDKQHERGLWRRTTLAEYRKASPQWETVLDLDALNKAENENWVWHGAECLRPDYSRCLIALSRGGADADVTREFDLSTRSWIQDGFFRPESKGGLSWIDRDTVFVYTDFGAGSMTTSGYPRVAKLWKRGTPMASASVVYEGKPEDMYIAALHDDTPGFERNLVSRTLAFYNNELYLRGDDGRLTRIDAPNSAEKSLHKQWLTLELRDPWTVGGRTYASGSLLATRLDDFLAGKREFEVLFTPTPTTSLASAVWTRNHLVLNVLDDVKNRLSVLTPGAKGWQKSDFVGAPAFGTLGVSAVDSNDSDAVWLTATDYLTPTTLALAEIGKAPETLKTMPAFFDADGKVIEQHFATSKDGTRVPYFVVHDKAMKLDGSNPTLLYGYGGFEISLTPAYSGGMGRAWLEKGGVYVVANIRGGGEYGPRWHQAALKQNRHKAYEDMAAVAQDLVTRKITSAKHLGVQGGSNGGLLTGNMLTQYPELFGAVVVQVPLLDMKRYSHLLAGASWMAEYGNPDTADWEFIKTFSPYHLFDAKKTYPPVLFTTSTRDDRVHPGHARKMAAKMIDAGKDVTYYENIEGGHGGAANNAQAAHMSALAYSFLWERLGGK, encoded by the coding sequence ATGTCCCGATTCGCTTCCGCCTGCCTGCTGGCCGGCATGATGACCGCTGCCTCGGTGGGGACCGCCGTGGCGGCTGAAGACGCCGACCGTTATGCCTGGCTGGAGGACGTCACCGGCGACAAGCCGCTGTCGTGGGTCAAGCAGCAGAATGCGAAGTCCGAGGCGCGCCTGGCGCAGACCCCGGCGTTCAAGCAGATGGAGGCCAGCATCCGCGAGGTGCTCGATTCCGACGCCAAGATTCCCGCCGTGCAGAAGATCGGCGACTACTACTACAACTTCTGGAAGGACAAGCAGCACGAGCGTGGCCTGTGGCGGCGTACCACCCTGGCCGAGTACCGCAAGGCCTCGCCGCAGTGGGAGACCGTGCTCGACCTGGATGCGCTGAACAAGGCCGAGAACGAGAACTGGGTCTGGCACGGCGCCGAATGCCTGCGCCCGGACTACAGCCGCTGCCTGATCGCGCTGTCGCGCGGCGGCGCCGACGCCGACGTCACCCGTGAGTTCGACCTGTCCACCCGGAGCTGGATCCAGGACGGCTTCTTCCGTCCCGAATCAAAGGGCGGCCTGAGCTGGATCGACCGCGACACCGTGTTCGTCTACACCGATTTCGGTGCCGGCTCGATGACCACCTCCGGCTACCCGCGGGTGGCCAAGCTGTGGAAGCGCGGCACCCCGATGGCCTCGGCCAGCGTGGTGTACGAAGGCAAGCCGGAAGACATGTACATCGCGGCCCTGCACGATGACACCCCCGGCTTCGAGCGCAACCTGGTCAGCCGCACGCTGGCCTTCTACAACAACGAGCTCTACCTGCGCGGCGACGATGGCAGGTTGACCCGGATCGACGCGCCGAACTCGGCCGAGAAGAGCCTGCACAAGCAGTGGCTGACCCTGGAACTGCGTGATCCGTGGACCGTCGGCGGCAGGACCTATGCGTCCGGCTCGCTGCTGGCCACCCGGCTCGACGATTTCCTGGCCGGCAAGCGCGAGTTCGAGGTGCTGTTCACCCCGACCCCGACCACGTCGCTGGCCAGCGCGGTCTGGACCAGGAACCACCTGGTGCTGAACGTGCTGGACGACGTCAAGAACCGCCTGTCGGTGCTGACCCCGGGCGCGAAGGGCTGGCAGAAGAGCGATTTCGTCGGTGCACCGGCGTTTGGCACCCTGGGGGTCAGTGCCGTCGACAGCAACGACAGCGACGCGGTGTGGCTGACCGCCACCGACTACCTCACCCCGACCACGCTGGCCCTGGCCGAGATCGGCAAGGCGCCGGAAACGCTGAAGACCATGCCGGCGTTCTTCGACGCTGACGGCAAGGTCATCGAACAGCACTTCGCCACCAGCAAGGACGGCACCCGCGTGCCGTACTTCGTGGTGCACGACAAGGCGATGAAGCTGGACGGTTCCAACCCGACCCTGCTGTACGGCTACGGTGGTTTCGAGATCTCGCTGACCCCGGCCTATTCCGGCGGCATGGGCCGCGCCTGGCTGGAGAAGGGCGGCGTGTACGTGGTTGCCAACATCCGTGGCGGCGGCGAATACGGCCCGCGCTGGCACCAGGCGGCGCTGAAGCAGAACCGTCACAAGGCCTATGAAGACATGGCCGCCGTCGCGCAGGATCTGGTCACCCGCAAGATCACCAGCGCCAAGCACCTGGGCGTGCAGGGCGGCAGCAACGGTGGCCTGCTCACCGGCAACATGCTCACCCAGTACCCGGAACTGTTCGGTGCGGTGGTGGTGCAGGTGCCGCTGCTGGACATGAAGCGCTACAGCCACCTGCTGGCCGGCGCCTCGTGGATGGCCGAGTACGGCAATCCGGACACTGCCGACTGGGAGTTCATCAAGACCTTCTCGCCGTACCACCTGTTCGACGCGAAGAAGACCTATCCGCCGGTGCTGTTCACCACCTCCACCCGCGATGACCGGGTGCACCCGGGCCACGCGCGCAAGATGGCGGCGAAGATGATCGATGCCGGCAAGGACGTGACCTACTACGAGAACATCGAAGGCGGCCACGGCGGCGCGGCCAACAATGCGCAGGCCGCGCACATGTCCGCACTGGCCTACAGCTTCCTGTGGGAGCGGTTGGGCGGTAAGTGA